ATTTTTTTTGATATTGAATAGAATTGACTTCCCTCCCGGGCAAGTTGAAAAATTTTCATTCGGTTCTCCCTTTGTTAAGTTGACGGTTCGGGTTATTCGGGCTGCGAGTACAATCCTTTCGCTCCGATATCCTTTCTATAGAACATACCCTCGAAACGGATATTTTTCATTTTCTGATAGGCGCGCGCGATAGATTTTTCGAGCGTTTCGCCGCGCGCGGATACGCAAAGTACCCGTCCC
The Brevinematales bacterium DNA segment above includes these coding regions:
- a CDS encoding phosphoribosylamine--glycine ligase; translation: GRVLCVSARGETLEKSIARAYQKMKNIRFEGMFYRKDIGAKGLYSQPE